The nucleotide window ACAAACCAAATTCAGAGTGGTCAACCATTATATTCACCTTGCTCATCACCCTATGGTTCTAGTTAATTCTGGGTATACAAATAAGAACCAATAGTTCTTTTTAGGTCACTGTTTTTGTCCATGTCCAAGACTGTACCCACGATGTACAAGTGATACTAGGAGGGGAAGAACTGCTAAGTATTCTAGCAGTTAACAATAATGGGCACTTAAATCTTTATCAATGGTAAAATAGCTCATTCTGTGCAGTCAGATGGCAATGGGATGGAGAAGAAACACATTCATGAAGCTTGTATGTGATGACTAAATAGAAATAAGAGGTAGAGGAGtggcaaaagaaagaaagaactgtTAGTCATTGTCAATTAATAATAGCAGCTCTAACAAATGTTTGATGCAACTACAGAACGTGCATAATAAAACTATGAACAGTATCATCAGATGAAATCTTCAATTTATAGATGTAGCATATCTTATTTGCTTTTTAAAATCGAGTCACACAATTCCTTGGAGTAATAAACAAATATGATCTCTTTGAGTATGCATTCGTGTAAGCGATCCATCCAGACTATGCATCCAACAAACCTAAATGCTTGTATcagatttaaagaaaaaaatcatgCTAGACCTCTTTACAGATTATCCCCTGTAGTTAGACCTCTTTAACATCCCGGTCTCTaaactttaaaaatttatattgaaacccctatggttatgaaagtgaaatatttaactttatttGTCCTAACACCATCGGTTTTACTGATGGAAGATATAACACGTAACAGGACGTGCAGAAATGACACGAAAATGATGGGTTAAAAGGTAATTTCAATGTTCCAATtaggttttttttcttcttaatcgACTATTATGGTGGTGGCGGACGATGACGACACTGGGGCCGTGGGTGGCTTTTGTGGTTGTGGTCAGCGAGAACGATGCAGGGATGTCCTTAAAGACGAGCAGGTTGGAGTCCTGAAGGTAGAGTTGAGGGACAATGACACTCAACATTTGCGTCGGCACCACTTGGCATCTGCGTCGACATCAATGCAGATGCAGACCGGTGCCAATGCAGATGCAAAGCATTGGCATATGTGTCGTCCTCTCCCTTTGTCTCACCTCTCACCGtcgctctccctcttcttccgCCAACCACTACGTCGATCTCGTTGACCACAAACACAACAGTCACCCGCAGCCCCAACGACGCCATCGTCCGCCACCATCACAATAATCaattaagaagaaagaaaatataactgGGACactgaaattattttttaacccATCGTTTTTGTGTCATTTCTACACGTGCTGTCATGTGCTATATGTTCCATCGATAAAACCGACGGGGTTAGGATAAAtgggttaaatatttcactttcataactataggggttccaatgtaaattttttaagtctaaggaccggaATGCTAAAGAGGTCTAACCTTAGGGGATAATCGGTAATTAGCCCTGATCAAACACTTAGACAAAGTTAACAATATGCCATGATAGCAATTTTGCTAGTTCTGTGTCAAAGTAGATGCTAAGTTTGCTATATAACTTTCTGATTAGACATAGCCATCACATTATGATAGGACACGCATAATTCAAAGCTAACATGAAATCTCAATACCAAGACAAGGAAATTTACACATGAAGAATAATGAAGAAGAAGAATTGCACAGGAAAAGTAGAAGAGCAGATGAACCATTTTCCTTACTTATTGCAAGTCATCCTAGTAGATGAATACCTTGAAAATGACTCGGGTTCCCTTCAATGGACCTTGGATTACTCTTCCCTCGTAAAGCCTGAAAAAGACTGCAGTGATGATAACATTACTATGTCAGTGAACAAAAAGCAAATAGGACAATGAGCAAATTGGCTGAAGCTACCAAAAGCACCTGATCTTCACTCGGCCCTCGCCAACGTCTTGGACTCTCAGACGTTCCATGTCTTCCGAAGAATATCCAGGAGAGAATTCATCAAACACATTAGCATTAGAAAACCCTCCTGATTGAAATGATGAATAGCTGTTCGAAAAAGCCAACCCAAATGTGTTAGAGATCCCTCGTAGTTGCTTCAACTGCAAGATGACATTTAATAAACACCAAGATCCACAAGGGAGGGAGAAACTACTAAACCCATATACCAAGGTAGGAAACCCTACAAACCCTAAGGAACTAAATAACCAAAACACACATGAAGGAAATCCAAGATTCAAGCCGGACCTCATCAGAAGAATGTGCCTCTACAGATTCTCAAAAACTACATGATCAGAATCCCAAAACCCGAGTCGAATTCTATCAGAAGAACATGCATCAATAGATTCTTCAGTAACATGATCAGAAACCCAAGATCAGAGTCGAATACTTTCGGAAGAATATGCACCTATAGATTCTTCAGTAACATGATCAGAATCACAAGACCCGAGTCGAATCCTGATCGAACCCAACCAGAAGAACAAGCATCTGAAGATTATCCAAAAAATACATGATCAGAATCCAAGATTCGGGCGAACCGGACATGCATCTACAGATTCTCCAAGAAAAAGTACATGATCGGAACCCAATATTCTCCTGAAACCGCGAAGCGATCCAAGAAACAGAGGCGAAGGCAAGAACGCGTAAGAAAGAGAAGAGGGGGAGGGACCTGGTGATGTTCATGAAGCCGTAGCTCCCGACGAACCTCCCGACCTCGAACGCGTCCGGCTCTGTGATCAGGTCGGCTCTGATGGAAGGAATCCTCGTCCTCCGGTCGCTGTGAATCTTTCCGATCGAGCAACTTCTTGAAGCCGATCGAACGAGGCCGTCGAAGGGCTTCGTCGCGATCCTTGCGACGGAGGAAGATGAAATCGGCAtggccattctctctctctctctcctgcttcTATGGCGGAAGGCAGGCGACAAAAGGAGCGGATAAGTGGAAGGATAGACgtgggtggtgaatggactgagagGGGGAGCGCGCGAGGGCAATATAATAGCTTAAAATTAAGATGTTGGCAACCGCTTCGTATTGTCGAcccctataaaaataataatatataattttattatttataatctctccattactaattatttttttattctcataAGTTTGGTTCTATATAtcaaaaaaacatatttgatatTTTAGGGTTTTTCTGCTCAGTACTTGAAGAAGCTGAGAAACGGCCGGCGTGCCTGAGAGGAGAAAGGATCGCATCATGTGGTTATGATTCCGGCCACCGAAGTAAACAGTGGCAAGAACCACCGAGCATCCCTGCGGTAGAGGGCATCACCCGAGGTAGCAGCAAAGCAAGAGGCGGCAAGGAAGATGATAGGGCTGTAGGAGATTAATGGTCGCTCTCAACGATGAGGAAAGTTGATGCAGTAGCTGTTGCTGCTGCTACTGTCTTGTTGCCGTCAAAAGGTGCCTTCGGTTCTGGCCTCAAATAAAGGGGTGGCGGGGTCTTCCCCAAGGCGGAAGGAGAGCTGAGGGTTGCGCCACCGTCGGTCGTATTGGTGTCAGTCCGTgtgtttgtctctctctctctctctctctctcgcggacACCCACCCACACTGGCGGAGACTGTGATACGATCTGTCGCATTCAATTAACTGTTCTCTTTGCGTACGCCCACCCTAAAGGAAAGATGAGTTCGGCCCAAATGGCCCATTAGGCCTCAATCACTTTCTTACCACACCAAATCAAAATATCTCTGTATCCTTTTCGGATTCGGGTCGTGGGTTCAGAGAAATAGCTTAAAATCACAACAATTTGGACGGAAAAATATCTGTCAAATTAAGCAAACTCTTCTGGGCTTATCGGGTTCGGATCCTACATCAAGCATGGGAGCCCGCCCGATAAGAACGTACTCTTAAGTGTTAATCGCGGTCGTGGATCTATTTAACCGTTGCGAGCTCTTCTTCCATCCGATGGTTCTCCTCGGATCTCGGTACTGTctgcaacgaaggcagagagagagagagagagagagacaccgaGAGCGCGCGCAACCAAACCCCAACCAGAAGGTCTCGACGGACAAACGTCGCTTCCTCGTCGAGTTCCATGGTGAGTCTCAATACCGATGAAACTACAGCCACCTTTTCCGCTCTGCTCCATCTCGTAGTGTGTGGGTTGGGTTCTTTTAGGGTTTCGACTTTCGTGCATTCTCTGCTTCTATCAGCTGCGGTTGGTCTTCTAGGTTCATGATGTGCTCAAGTAGCTTCTGGTCTTGCTCCTGTTGTGGTGATTGTTGACCTCCTCCATCAGCTTATCCATCCTGATGGTATCCTAGGGTTTGGCTTTGGTAGCTCTGAAATCGCTTCTGCAAATAGGGATTAAAGGAATCTTCTTTAATGGGAGCAGAAGCTAGAAGATCCTAGTAGTAGAAAGTGACCAGGCACAACGAGCGACTGTGATGTACATTGCGCAGTAACATACTGGTTTCATCCAGATTGATGCGAAGTTTTGGTGCATAGCTTAGGACCTATAGCTAGGGAATCAAGACCCTTGAAATAGTCAAGAGAGGTAGCCAAGTGGTTCTCTTTCAATGTCGGCATTGAAATGCAATGTGAATGGTGAAATTTCTAAGAGCAGAAATGTGGCCGAAGATGGAGGTGTTTCCTTTTGCAGATGTGGTATATACCATGCCACCATCTAACAAGCATTTGCATcacatctgaagaagaagaaagttagACAAATACATGATCTTGGATTGCTGGCCACAACTTGTTGGAGAAAATACATTGCTAGAAATGGACAGATGGTTTTCCATACCACACCATGGATATataggattattattattttttggtaaGTTATATAGGATTGTTCAAATCCACAAGGAGCAGAAAGGTGAGAAACATCAGTGTCTGACTGAAGCAAAATTAGAATCCATGAAATGTTTTAAATtccaagttcatttttaatttatagGAATTAAAACATATTCTTATGTGGTAATTACTAATAATGGAGAGCTAAAGCTACAATTTTCTCTGGTTATGTTTCATCATCCTGTAGACAGTAGGTTCACTGTCCATGTACTGTTCTCTACATATGTTATTTATAGTTGTTCTCttttttgtcttgaagaaaatgaTGTGACTCCTTTTTCATTTGGTTAGAACCGAAAGAATACACggaaatagaaaaaaagaaaaagaaaaaataataactaAAAGCACAACATAGGTGAAACCAACAGAGGGAAGAGAAAGCTGACAGAATAACATCAAAAGGGCATACACAATCAGGCATCGGCATGAGGAAGAGGAGAAACCCTAAGTAACGTCTCTGGGAGCCTTTTGATGTACAACTTCGAATCAAATAGGATATCCACAACCTATTTTTGGTGCCTTCAGATATCCTACTTGCATTTGCCCCAAACACAAGATAAGCATTGCAGAAGTACTCTCCTGGCGCAGTTTGCCTGCAAGACAGAAACCCTTACTCCTTTTGAAGTCATTAGTTGTTTCATGGATACATATTAGATATCTTTCAACTACTTGGGAACATGTATTGATCTTATTTTCTTTGGTTCTACTGTGCACATTTCCGTGTCCGCTTAGCATACATCACATTTTCCTAACAACATATATGCTATATTTCTCAATTTATTTTCAGAGAGATCCTTTGGCAGGAAGTTCAACTGCTCAGCATACGCATCGCAAGACTTCTTCAGGTGAACAAAGTCTTATCACTCTCAACTCATTCAATGATACCCGTAGATACGTTGTCATCTTAAGAAGAGATTCCATACACTTCTATATCGTGTCATGTGATGCTTTTCCTGTAGAACTCATTTCAGGAAACCAACAGAGCTTGTTGATTTGTGCACTTATTGTCAAATCTTAGATGTCTTAAATTCTTGTTTACTTCATTCTAAGTCTCTATTGGATAAGGCCATGCAGGAAAACTGGCCGTAAATTGTGAAAAGAGAGATCAAATTAACATCAAATCTCCTACCACCGTGCAACAATCTTTAGAGCATGCAACGCAAGAGAAAATTGTTCCAATAGAGCATGCGATGCAAGAGAAAATTGTTCCACTATCAGGAAACCGATTCTTCACATGCATCTTGTCCAAGACTTCGTGTTATATGTATAGAATGGTAAGTCTTGATGTTCATAGATGTCAGTGGCAATTTCATTCATCAAGACTCACGTACATGTTCACATTCACATTACCTGCAATCATATAGAAATCTAAATCAATTTGATGCCCTCAGGAGTTGCAATAATTAATGGGAGATCTATGGGACTTTCTGTAGTTGACATGATATATTTATGGTTGTGTTTCTATCATCGTGAGAAAATAAAAATGTTAGGAAACAAAAGCTATAAACTTCCTGATAATTTTAAGTTACATTAACTTTCTAATTTGTTGGGGTTTGGCATCTAAAATATCTGCACTTTGGTGATCTTGAAGATGTTAAAAGAATATTATGTATGTGAGAGAGATTGAAAAAGAGGACAATTAATGTTTCCGTATTGGTAAGATTTAAGAATTTATTGGGGTTTGTCATCTAAATATTTGCACTCTGGTGTTTGCTGATATCCAACCTAATGCACATTAATCCTGATAAACTTGAGTTGGAGATTTCAACAAAAGATGTTATGTTTAGCTGACCCTCCAACTATtcaatacttattttttattagcTCCGAACATGATATCTGAACATTTCACAAGCCAATCATTCATGTTGTTCTGAATTATATGTGTGGTTCCTGATGTTTTAATATGTTTATCTTCTGTTGGCATTTGCTATCTAATCATTAAGTGGCTGTATCTAAAATTGCTATATACCATTCGCATATATTAAAAGATCCCTTCAGATTGCTGCACTACAAATTTTAGGGTGGTTCTCATCCTTCTTGTTGTCTGCTGTTTCACTGCAAAATGGTGCTTTGCATTTGCTTAGATAATTATGCTTCTCTTGACCATTCTCATGCTTGATCTTTTGATGAATTCCATGAATCATGCACAATCATAATTGCCAAAACACTACATGGGAGATTTAATGCAGTTTTGTCATTTatgtctaaagatccatttagcttGCTACACGACTCTGAATCTTGCAAAAATTGATCCATTCATCCATGCCTCTTTCATAATCTCTATGAACTTTACAGTGTTTCTCTGCAAAAAGGTGCTTTGCATTTGCTTACATAATGCTGCATCCCATAAATTAGATGCAGCAATTTCGAGATGGCTATTTAATGgcgacctttctttcctttttggtcATGACATGTAGGCCCTTCCGAAGCGCATCCGTGAGCTTCTGCCGCTCTCCACCGTTCCTGTAGTCCTATCCTACGGAAGCAGGACGTGGGAGGTCGTATACTGTGGCGACCAAAGCTTCCAGCGATTTGGCCAAGGATGGAAGAACTTTGTGGCCGACAACAATCTGAAGGAAGGAGATGGATGCGTCTTCGAATTGATGGACACCGAGAACATCCAGTTCAAAGTGCAAATCTTGCGTGGCGATCTTCCAGCTTTCCGTGCTGGTGGTGATGGCCAGAGCTCTGATGAAGTTATCGTAATTGACTAGATACTTGCTCAAGCAATGTTCTTTCTACATGTAGGAACATGTTTGCAGCTTGCAGCTTTGGTTCTGTTCAGCGTCATCTGCATGATGTTCTTATCTCACCGGGCCTCTTTGATTCACCACCTCTTTCACGATGCTGGAACGCATGTTTACTTGCAGTCGATGGTGCGTGATTCTCGCTAATCTTCGCAAGAGACTATGATGCTTTTACGTGATTTGGTGTCGTATTTTataggcaggcaggcaggcatgcatgcatgcgatGGGTGACGTGCACGGCGTGCACGTGTGTGTTGACGTGGAATTGGAAACGTGGGCAGAAAGTTGTAACGACAAGATCACCTACAGCCAAGATCTGCAGTGACGTCACCCCCGCACGTGTCGTCCGCTGAGGTCTCCTCCCCAATTCGGCATGTGCGTTTCGCTCCCCGGTTGTAGCTGTTCGTCCTACTTATAGATCCATGGGCTTTTCTCCCACGCGTTCCTTCAACCTGCATGCTTCGCTTACCCGCTCATGGACGCGTCCACTATCTACGCATAGgtgaaagagaggaggagaagaggagagaagagaAGAGCATGGCGATGGTGAGGGAGAGGAGGAATCAACAATCTGTCAGGCTGCAGTTGCCACCCTCACAACAATCGTTGACGGAGATTGCCTGCTGAAGAGGGAAATAATGATGACACGACGCACCACGACGTCAGTCACGTCTGGACGAAACTCTGCCCAAAGAGGACAATAATACCAACGCGATGTGCGCTGATGTCACCCGCTCTCAAACAACGATTTCATCGTTGTCTGACCTAACACGCTCGgccgaggcagaggagaacgatgaccgaggcacgcccataccctgcggcagttcggttcttcACGCAACGCCAACAGCAATgttagacgccatcagaggtatgaTCCTGCtcctgcgggcaggcacatcaggcaacactgaacttccctataaatatccccgagttctaaacgatggGGGAGGAGAAAAAATAGACATAAGAACATACCACTTcccatcactaacttgatcgtcggaggggtcgggccgagcttccgacccgacctgtgtgtaggtacAAGGACGGGGTTACTTCTTTCCAGCGCTACAGAAAAGCTTCCCTCCCGACGcaacgtcccgatcggaccaccgtaaTCGGCCACCTCAGCGGTTTCAAGGAACGCCATACAAGATCCCcactcattcggacccgaaccaagccatgttggccccgaggtcacggcataaagttgtttacactaacagattagcgctagaaggagggcctccgaatgtcgagcgatcaaCAGATCCACTCTGACGAACCCACAGCTGTGGGGTTGCGTCCGGTCAGCACCCCGGGAGAACATCCCCCGTGTGATGAACCCCGAGACGAATGCCCCGCCACAAcatcggagcgctactggcggttgttcaacgacccgggtttaTCGTCGCCCGACGGTGCCCCCGCCGGCCCGTCGCCTGTATCGCCCgaagcctttcacgacctcgctcattAAGTCCGGGCTTTGACGGGCGTGGTCCAaactatcatcccgctcgtctcccatcCGACGCCCCCGCATATGACCCAGCCTCTACAACAGCGGGAGCCCCCCACCCGGACTGATATGCCACTTCCCGAgctccccacttcgcctcggaACCGATCAGCCCAACTCGGGAACCGAGGGGCGGAAGATCCGGTGAGTCGCCCGGTGCCCGAGGCGCTATCTGCGGTCTTAACGAACGCCCTGCGAGCCCAGCTACACCTTGTTAGTCAACGACTCAACGAAGTGCAGCAGGAGGTTCTCAGGTcaaaagggagagctcggggtggaCGGACACCAAGGGTCCCCATTCGcgcccgaaatacaagatcaaaTGATTCCACCGCACTTCCGGCTCCCTTCGCTAGACGCCTATAATGGCGCCACCGACCAAGCAgaccacgtagccgcttttcgcacccagatggcgctatatgggacttctgacgccttgatgtgcagggcgttcccaacgACTCTGAGGGGGCCGGCCCGCGCATGGTACAACGGCCTGAAGACCGAGACCATCACCTCCTTTGACCAGCTCGCCagagacttcgagctcaacttcctggcctacactcgaccaaagccgtccgtggc belongs to Musa acuminata AAA Group cultivar baxijiao chromosome BXJ3-5, Cavendish_Baxijiao_AAA, whole genome shotgun sequence and includes:
- the LOC135583463 gene encoding B3 domain-containing protein Os04g0386900-like is translated as MRDPLAGSSTAQHTHRKTSSGKLAVNCEKRDQINIKSPTTVQQSLEHATQEKIVPIEHAMQEKIVPLSGNRFFTCILSKTSCYMYRMALPKRIRELLPLSTVPVVLSYGSRTWEVVYCGDQSFQRFGQGWKNFVADNNLKEGDGCVFELMDTENIQFKVQILRGDLPAFRAGGDGQSSDEVIVID